CCCGGGTATGTTATCGAAAAACTATGATGGTCTGCAAAATGACCTCGATAAGATGGATGGAGTTTTCCTGAAGAGAGGACAATATACGTATCCGTTGGATAAAGAGCGTATATGGCATTTCGTACCATTGGTGAATGTAGGTGACAAAGTGCAGGCTTCTGCATGGTTGGGACAGGTGGATGAAAACTTTCAGCCGTTGAAAATAATGGCCCCGTTCACTATGAAGGGAACGGCTACCGTAAAAACAATCATGCCGGAAGGTGATTATAAGATAGAAGATACTATCGCAATCCTGACAGACGAAGAAGGTAATGATATTTCTGTAACTATGATTCAGAGATGGCCCGTAAAACGTGCGATGACGAATTATAAGGAAAAACCGCGTCCTTTCAAATTGTTGGAGACTGGTGTACGTGTGATTGATACGCTGAATCCGATTGTGGAAGGTGGTACGGGATTTATCCCCGGTCCGTTCGGTACAGGTAAAACGGTGCTTCAGCATGCTATCTCTAAGCAGGCGGAAGCGGATATCGTTATCATTGCAGCTTGCGGTGAACGTGCGAATGAGGTGGTGGAAATCTTTACCGAGTTCCCCGAACTGGTAGACCCGCACACAGGACGTAAATTGATGGAGCGTACTATTATTATCGCCAATACTTCTAACATGCCGGTTGCTGCCCGTGAAGCATCTGTATATACAGCGATGACACTGGCGGAATATTACCGTTCAATGGGATTGAAAGTCTTGTTGATGGCTGACTCTACTTCCCGTTGGGCGCAGGCTCTGCGTGAGATGTCCAACCGTATGGAAGAGTTGCCTGGTCCAGATGCTTTCCCGATGGATATTTCGGCTATTATCTCCAACTTCTACGGTCGTGCGGGATATGTAAAACTTAACAATGACGAAACGGGCTCTATTACATTTATCGGTACAGTATCTCCTGCCGGTGGTAACTTGAAGGAGCCGGTAACTGAAAATACGAAGAAGGTAGCCCGCTGTTTCTATGCTTTGGAACAGGACCGTGCCGATAAGAAACGTTATCCGGCAGTGAATCCGATTGATTCTTATTCAAAATATATCGAATATCCGGAATTTGAAGAGT
This portion of the Bacteroides acidifaciens genome encodes:
- a CDS encoding V-type ATP synthase subunit A; this encodes MATKGTVSGVIANMVTLVVDGPVAQNEICYISTGGDKLMAEVIKVVGSHVYVQVFESTRGLKVGAEAEFTGHMLEVTLGPGMLSKNYDGLQNDLDKMDGVFLKRGQYTYPLDKERIWHFVPLVNVGDKVQASAWLGQVDENFQPLKIMAPFTMKGTATVKTIMPEGDYKIEDTIAILTDEEGNDISVTMIQRWPVKRAMTNYKEKPRPFKLLETGVRVIDTLNPIVEGGTGFIPGPFGTGKTVLQHAISKQAEADIVIIAACGERANEVVEIFTEFPELVDPHTGRKLMERTIIIANTSNMPVAAREASVYTAMTLAEYYRSMGLKVLLMADSTSRWAQALREMSNRMEELPGPDAFPMDISAIISNFYGRAGYVKLNNDETGSITFIGTVSPAGGNLKEPVTENTKKVARCFYALEQDRADKKRYPAVNPIDSYSKYIEYPEFEEYIKGHINGEWIGKVNELKTRLQRGKEIAEQINILGDDGVPVEYHVIFWKSELIDFVILQQDAFDEIDAVTPMERQEDILNMVIDICHTEFEFDNFNEVMDYFKKIINICKQMNYSKFKSEQYEGFQKQLKELIEERKLQS